TACACCCAATTCTCGCATTCCAAATAAAACTCTGCGGTGAACTGGTTTTAATCCATCTCTGGCATCGGGTAAAGCACGTGATACAATTACAGACATCGAATAATCGATGTAAGCAGACTTCATTTGTTCGTTAACGTCTACCGTAATTACCCTTCCTTGAAATTCTCCCATAAAAATAAGCTCTTTTATTAACTTTAAAGCATTAACAATTAGTTTGTTACATTTGTTAAAATGCCTTTTTTATTGTTGCTGCAAACATACAATTATTTAAGCTGCTAACCTGATAAGATTAGCGGCAATTATTAACAATAATTGTGTAAAAAATAGTTGTTGTAGCTTGTTGAATTTCAGCTACTTGGGAAGAGGTGTTTGATGGGCTTTTCTAAATTCATTTTGGGTATACACATTTTGCCTGCTTCAATTGTCAAAAAGACCTATTCAAGTTCAACAATTGTGACTCCTTCTCCTCCATTTTGAGCACTTTCACTTTTTACTTCTGCAATGAAGTTGTAGTTTTTTAAACTATCACGAATAGCAGCTCTTAAAATGCCATCTCCGTGTCCGTGAATTATCCGTAACGATTTGTAATGATGGAGTAAGGCATCATCTATAAATTTTTCTGTTAGTAAGAGCGCTTCGTCTCTTCTTTGTCCACGAACATCCATAACAGGACTAAATGAATTATCTCGTTCTGTTGAAACAATAAGCTTTGGTTTACTCGCCATGGATGGCTGGTCTTTGTTTTCGACCACAAGCAGCCTTTCTAATTCAACCTTAGCACGTATGTTGCCGAATATGACTACGGCTTTCTTTTTATCAATAGATTCAACCATGCCAATATCAGTTCGATCGTCTAACACGACCTGATGTCCAACTTGAACCGCAATATTAGATTTGTTTATTTTAAGTGGCTTCGGTTTCTTCTGTTTTTTTTCTTGTTTTTGAACAACTTCTTTTTCCTGCTGAAGCTTTACTTGTATTTCTTTTTTCTTTTCAGATTTTAGCTCTGTGTTGGTTTCAGATTGCCATTGGTTAATGAGTTTGTCGAAATGCTTATTGGTATTGTCAAGATATTTTTTTGCCTTTTCCTGCGTTTCCTGTAGTATTTTGCTTTTACTTTCTGTTAATTCGTATTTGAGTTTCCTGTTTTCTTCTATTAATTGATCAGCTTGCTTTTTTTGTTTCAGAATATCAGCTGATTGCATTTCGACCTGTTTCATTTCTTCCTGCAGGCGAACCAATAAACTATCCAAATTCAATTCATTCGTTTGAATTTTGCTTCGAATGCGCTTGATAAAAGTATTTCCAAATCCAATTTTTTGCACCAATTCAAATGCATACGAACTACCTGGTCTGCCAATTTCTAAATGATAGGTAGGTGAATATGTATCCAAATCAAATAGCATGGCTCCATTGAGCATACCTTCGTTTTCGGCAGCATAAACCTTCAAATTTGTATAATGTGTTGTAATTATTCCAAATGCTTTTTTTTCATTCAGATTTTCAAGCATTGTTTCAGCTATAATACCGCCTATTTGAGGATCTGTTCCTGAACCAAATTCATCAATTAAAATGAGTGCATTAGCACTGGAATTTTCCAGAAAATGCTTCATATAAGAAAGCTTGCTGGTGTAGGTACTTAAATCATTATCAATGGATTGGTTATCACCTATATCAACAAATAATTGCTTATAAATGCCCATGCAACTATTTGGGTGAACAGGAATTAACATCCCTGCTTGCAGCATTAATTGATTCAAACCAACAGTTTTAAGGCATACAGATTTTCCTCCGGCATTCGGGCCACTGATAATTAATATTCTTTTGTCAGTATCTAATTTTAAATTGAGAGAAATGGTTTTCTTCTTCAATTTAGTGTTTTTCAAAAATAACAACGGATGAAAAGCATCAACCAATTCGGTTTGATTAGTATCGGCTAGTTTGGGTGCAATAGCATGTAAGGAAACAGCTAATTTTGCTTTTGCTCGGATTAAATCGAAACGCCCCAAAAGGAATTGATAATGAGAAAGTAAGGAAACATAAGGATTGTAATAATCTGATAACTCCCTGAGTATACGTTGTATTTCCTTTTTTTCTTGCTGAAAGAGCTCATACAATTTGTAATTCAACTCTACAACCTCTTCAGGTTGTATGAATGCCGTTTTACCGGTAGCCGATTCGTCCAAAATAAGCCCCTTCACTTTTCGCTTATATTTAGAATCGATTGCCAACACCCTATCTCCTCTTCTGACACTCTGCTCCTCGTCATGTAGCCATTTATTGTTTCGGCAATAGCTTAACACTTTCTGGAAACGCTGCTCCATCTCTGATTGAGTCTTATTGATTTTTTTCCTGATGTCAGAAAGCTCTTTAGAAGCATTATTTTTAATATCTCCTCCTTCAGCTAAAACAGAATCCAGCTTACTAATTAACTCTTCATTAAATTCAGAACCTAGAATAATTTGATTGAGAACTGGGATTTCTGCTTGATATTTAGTAAAAAACTTGAATATTTTTTGAACAGTTAATAGAAATAATAATATCCGATAAAATTCACTTGCCTCTAAGGTTGAACCTTGAATAGATAAAATTTTCAGAGCCTGAGCAATATCTAAATAATTAACTGTAGGAAAAGAATAGGCTTGTTCTAATATGTATTTGAATTCGCTTGTTTCATCTAGTAATCTGGAAATAAGGTCTTTTGAAGTGAGTAATTTAATATTTTCGACTTGTTTGATTCCAAGTTCTGAAATACACAATTCGGCTAATAAAGCCCTAATTTGATTGAATTCGAGTTTTTGCTCTAAATCAGCTGGGTATGTTTCAAAATATGTTTGATTGGCAGCTTCCACCCTATATCCTTTAGGATGCCTCTTTTTTAAGTTCGGTTACTGTAATTCTATTACCCTGAACTTTAAGCACTTCCAGTTCTGTATTGGTGCTAATATACTCTCCCAATGAACGAACTTCAAAATTCTTCTCATTTATTCGTGCTTTTCCAATAGGCTTAATATCTGAAATGGCAATGCCTTTATCTCCTGCCTTTACTATATCCTT
This DNA window, taken from Bacteroidota bacterium, encodes the following:
- a CDS encoding endonuclease MutS2, which produces MEAANQTYFETYPADLEQKLEFNQIRALLAELCISELGIKQVENIKLLTSKDLISRLLDETSEFKYILEQAYSFPTVNYLDIAQALKILSIQGSTLEASEFYRILLFLLTVQKIFKFFTKYQAEIPVLNQIILGSEFNEELISKLDSVLAEGGDIKNNASKELSDIRKKINKTQSEMEQRFQKVLSYCRNNKWLHDEEQSVRRGDRVLAIDSKYKRKVKGLILDESATGKTAFIQPEEVVELNYKLYELFQQEKKEIQRILRELSDYYNPYVSLLSHYQFLLGRFDLIRAKAKLAVSLHAIAPKLADTNQTELVDAFHPLLFLKNTKLKKKTISLNLKLDTDKRILIISGPNAGGKSVCLKTVGLNQLMLQAGMLIPVHPNSCMGIYKQLFVDIGDNQSIDNDLSTYTSKLSYMKHFLENSSANALILIDEFGSGTDPQIGGIIAETMLENLNEKKAFGIITTHYTNLKVYAAENEGMLNGAMLFDLDTYSPTYHLEIGRPGSSYAFELVQKIGFGNTFIKRIRSKIQTNELNLDSLLVRLQEEMKQVEMQSADILKQKKQADQLIEENRKLKYELTESKSKILQETQEKAKKYLDNTNKHFDKLINQWQSETNTELKSEKKKEIQVKLQQEKEVVQKQEKKQKKPKPLKINKSNIAVQVGHQVVLDDRTDIGMVESIDKKKAVVIFGNIRAKVELERLLVVENKDQPSMASKPKLIVSTERDNSFSPVMDVRGQRRDEALLLTEKFIDDALLHHYKSLRIIHGHGDGILRAAIRDSLKNYNFIAEVKSESAQNGGEGVTIVELE